Proteins encoded in a region of the Acidobacteriota bacterium genome:
- a CDS encoding ABC transporter ATP-binding protein produces MLEVRNLSKNYGPFHAVNNISFTAKEGEVVGFLGPNGAGKTTTMRMITGYLPISQGEVTVDGIPVRAGTGSIAAKRRIGYLPELPPIYPELTVDEYLNFVGRLRKLKSKQRKDAVERACKKTALSDVRYRVLGHLSKGYRQRVGIAQAILHDPPLLILDEPTAGLDPRQILETRQLIGELAGKHTIILSTHILSEAARTCHRVVVIHKGELVAEDTPENLTRRLKPTDTLTLQVRGPADAVTAALRDIPGVLQVEHKQSRDGIGAWQLEANGAPVREVLARRIVENGWGLLELRPLELSLEEIFLSLTGNQPQPQPPALPAAAAESGAIQ; encoded by the coding sequence GTGCTCGAAGTCCGCAATCTGAGCAAGAACTACGGTCCGTTTCACGCGGTGAACAACATCAGCTTCACCGCCAAGGAAGGCGAGGTGGTGGGTTTTCTCGGCCCCAACGGCGCCGGCAAGACCACCACCATGCGCATGATCACCGGCTACCTGCCGATCAGCCAGGGCGAGGTGACGGTGGACGGCATCCCCGTCCGCGCCGGCACGGGCAGCATTGCCGCCAAGCGCCGCATCGGGTATCTGCCCGAGCTGCCGCCCATCTATCCCGAGCTAACGGTGGATGAGTACCTGAACTTTGTCGGCCGGCTGCGCAAGCTCAAATCGAAGCAGCGCAAGGACGCCGTCGAGCGCGCCTGCAAAAAGACCGCGCTCAGCGACGTCCGCTATCGCGTACTGGGGCATCTCTCCAAGGGCTACCGTCAGCGCGTCGGCATCGCTCAGGCGATATTGCATGATCCGCCGCTGCTGATCCTCGACGAGCCCACCGCCGGCCTCGACCCGCGCCAGATTCTGGAAACCCGCCAGCTCATCGGCGAACTCGCCGGCAAGCACACCATCATTCTCAGCACGCACATTCTGTCGGAAGCCGCGCGCACCTGCCACCGGGTGGTGGTTATCCACAAGGGTGAGCTGGTCGCCGAAGATACTCCCGAAAATCTCACCCGGCGGCTCAAGCCCACGGATACGCTCACGCTGCAGGTGCGCGGCCCCGCCGACGCCGTCACCGCGGCGCTGCGCGACATCCCGGGCGTGCTCCAGGTCGAGCACAAACAGAGCCGCGACGGCATTGGCGCCTGGCAGCTCGAAGCCAACGGCGCGCCGGTGCGCGAGGTGCTGGCGCGCCGCATCGTCGAAAACGGCTGGGGGCTGCTGGAGCTGCGGCCGCTGGAGCTGAGTCTGGAGGAAATTTTCCTTTCGCTGACCGGCAATCAGCCGCAACCGCAGCCGCCGGCGCTTCCGGCCGCCGCTGCCGAGTCAGGAGCGATCCAATGA
- a CDS encoding helix-turn-helix domain-containing protein, with product MLCILGTVQLFLLGKQIRERRRAMRLSQGSLAERARVSRATLDALENGRLGELGFIKVGRILSVLGLELRLQEAHLRRPTLEDLVNEDPDDQGVGGRR from the coding sequence ATGCTTTGTATACTAGGCACAGTGCAGCTATTTTTACTGGGCAAGCAGATCCGCGAAAGGCGCAGGGCTATGAGGCTGAGTCAGGGTTCGCTTGCCGAAAGAGCAAGGGTCAGCCGTGCCACGCTCGATGCGCTCGAGAACGGGCGATTGGGAGAGCTGGGGTTTATAAAGGTGGGCAGAATTTTGAGCGTGCTGGGACTGGAGCTGAGGCTCCAGGAGGCGCACTTGCGCCGGCCGACGCTGGAAGATCTTGTGAACGAGGACCCCGATGATCAAGGTGTGGGCGGGCGGCGCTGA
- a CDS encoding NAD-dependent epimerase/dehydratase family protein, whose amino-acid sequence MKTALVTGSGGLIGSACVARLCREGWAVTGIDNNLRAWFFGPGGSTASTVAALRRDWPQYIHSTLDLRDRSAVCDLVAGLRPDLIIHTAAQPSHDRAAAIPAEDFDVNAVGTLNLLLAAHENSPEAPFCFTSTNKVYGDRPNHLPLRELPARYDYADGRDGIDEQMPVDQCLHSLFGASKLAADVLCQEYGRYFGMPIGIFRGGCLTGPQHAGVALHGFLNYLVRCAVQGLPYTVYGYRGKQVRDQIHAADVASLFLQFCEAPRAGEVYNLGGGRANSLSILEALAALRARGLVLQTSYRDTPRIGDHICYISDLRKLHSHFPHWQLEYPLSRILDEMVTHMSGRRAAA is encoded by the coding sequence GTGAAAACAGCTCTGGTCACCGGGTCAGGCGGGCTGATCGGGTCGGCGTGCGTGGCCCGGCTGTGCCGCGAGGGATGGGCGGTTACCGGCATCGATAACAACCTGCGGGCCTGGTTTTTCGGGCCGGGAGGTTCGACCGCATCGACCGTAGCCGCGCTCCGGCGCGATTGGCCGCAGTACATCCACTCGACACTGGACCTGCGCGACCGCAGCGCTGTGTGCGACCTCGTTGCGGGGCTGCGCCCCGACCTGATCATTCACACCGCCGCGCAGCCCTCGCACGACCGGGCAGCGGCGATTCCGGCGGAAGACTTCGACGTCAACGCCGTCGGAACCCTCAACCTGCTGCTGGCCGCGCACGAGAATTCCCCGGAAGCCCCCTTCTGCTTCACCAGCACCAACAAGGTCTACGGTGACCGCCCAAATCACCTGCCCTTGCGCGAACTGCCGGCGCGCTACGACTACGCCGACGGCCGCGACGGCATCGACGAACAGATGCCGGTCGATCAGTGCCTGCACTCGCTCTTCGGGGCATCCAAACTCGCGGCAGATGTGCTCTGCCAGGAATACGGCCGCTACTTCGGCATGCCCATCGGCATTTTTCGCGGCGGCTGCCTGACCGGGCCGCAGCATGCAGGCGTAGCGCTGCATGGCTTTCTGAATTACCTGGTCCGTTGCGCGGTGCAGGGTCTTCCGTACACGGTTTACGGCTACCGCGGCAAGCAAGTGCGGGATCAGATCCACGCGGCCGACGTGGCTTCCCTGTTCCTGCAATTCTGCGAGGCCCCACGGGCGGGCGAGGTCTATAACCTCGGTGGCGGGCGGGCCAATAGCCTGTCGATTCTGGAGGCGCTGGCAGCGCTGCGCGCGCGCGGCTTGGTGCTGCAGACCAGCTATCGCGATACCCCGCGCATCGGCGACCATATCTGTTATATCTCGGACCTGCGCAAGCTGCACTCGCATTTCCCCCACTGGCAGCTCGAATATCCCCTCAGCCGGATTCTGGACGAAATGGTCACCCACATGAGCGGCCGCCGCGCGGCGGCTTAA
- a CDS encoding DUF4340 domain-containing protein → MACGPAEVHHHPPDAAYRGAGKHHRRPDAWPVPHVPDRAAGAHHPHRHRCQLEAEDTVKSWWRLVVAVIVLIVIVAVLRWPHKAKPVAPAKPLVTLTASDVQRIAIQQPGQPDVVLTKSGSNWRLEQPYPFAADSTAVSSLINTLDNITGATKVSDVTPKIQLANFGLDAAAKTGQPSTVELGLASGKTIDFIFGSDTPTGDNTYFRVGSQGAIEMVSSYIKTDSLKAAFDLQDKQVLHFPSGQVTGVTLTAKGKPLHFTKTKDAWPKAQASNITSLIESLSDAQMNAMKAPDAATAAKLASNDGLAHPSYVVTLEWQGGQDTLTIGAKTGAAEYYARNSETPAVFTLSDYLISDITNLTSPAAPPAVVSK, encoded by the coding sequence CTGGCTTGCGGGCCAGCAGAAGTTCATCACCATCCGCCCGACGCCGCCTACCGGGGCGCCGGTAAACATCACCGCCGGCCAGATGCGTGGCCTGTTCCTCATGTTCCTGATCGGGCTGCCGGTGCTCATCATCCTCATCGGCATCGGTGTCAACTTGAAGCGGAGGACACTGTGAAATCCTGGTGGCGTCTGGTGGTTGCCGTAATCGTTCTGATCGTGATCGTCGCGGTCCTCAGGTGGCCCCACAAGGCCAAGCCCGTCGCCCCGGCCAAACCCCTGGTCACGTTAACGGCTTCCGATGTGCAGCGCATCGCGATTCAACAGCCGGGGCAGCCCGACGTTGTACTCACCAAATCCGGGTCGAATTGGAGGCTCGAGCAACCGTACCCATTTGCCGCCGATTCCACTGCGGTCTCCAGCCTGATCAACACTCTCGACAACATCACCGGCGCCACCAAGGTTAGCGACGTCACGCCGAAAATCCAGCTCGCGAACTTCGGCCTCGATGCTGCGGCTAAGACCGGTCAACCCTCGACGGTCGAGCTCGGTCTTGCCAGCGGTAAAACCATCGATTTCATTTTCGGCAGCGATACCCCGACCGGCGACAACACTTATTTCCGCGTAGGCAGCCAGGGTGCGATCGAGATGGTCTCCAGCTACATCAAGACCGACTCGCTCAAGGCGGCGTTCGATCTCCAGGACAAGCAGGTGCTGCATTTCCCCAGCGGTCAGGTCACGGGCGTTACCCTTACCGCCAAAGGCAAGCCCCTGCATTTCACCAAAACCAAGGATGCCTGGCCGAAAGCTCAGGCCAGCAACATCACGTCGTTGATCGAATCGCTCAGCGACGCCCAAATGAATGCCATGAAGGCGCCGGACGCGGCCACGGCGGCGAAGCTCGCCTCCAACGATGGTCTCGCCCATCCCAGCTACGTGGTCACGCTGGAATGGCAAGGCGGCCAGGATACGCTCACGATTGGCGCCAAAACCGGCGCCGCCGAATACTACGCGCGCAACTCCGAAACCCCGGCGGTGTTCACGCTCAGCGACTACCTCATCAGCGACATCACCAATCTCACCTCGCCCGCTGCGCCACCGGCGGTGGTCAGCAAGTAG
- a CDS encoding type II toxin-antitoxin system HipA family toxin translates to MIKVWAGGAEAGLVDRFAGRGGTFVYAAGVPPARAVSVTMPVRLASWNVSYGLPPIFEMSLPEGVLRERLRFAFAKATGRFDDLDLLGVVGRSQIGRLRYTGTRESLEEEVPFQSVDEILEQRRGKDLYRYLLDKFASSSGVSGVQPKILVRDEEASASLAAAKVRASPSFRGATHIVKFWEENEFPQLAANEYFCLRVAEKAGLETPRYRLAEDARALVVDRFDLRPDGTYRGFEDFCVLNARHTDEKYRGSYETAVLKRFGEFARSPDLVQDLERLFTLIVLNCALRNGDAHLKNFGIVYDDVLGAARLAPVYDVVTTAVYLPQDRMALTLNGRTNWPSARELQRLGETRAGLSPARVRAIRERIADAMGAVSKELLAHMREHADFAEIGARMLRHWDEGRTTSL, encoded by the coding sequence ATGATCAAGGTGTGGGCGGGCGGCGCTGAAGCCGGGCTGGTGGACCGCTTTGCCGGGCGCGGCGGCACATTTGTGTATGCGGCGGGAGTGCCGCCCGCAAGAGCGGTTTCGGTGACGATGCCGGTTCGGCTGGCATCGTGGAATGTGTCGTATGGGCTGCCTCCGATTTTCGAGATGAGCCTGCCGGAAGGTGTGTTGCGTGAACGGCTGCGCTTTGCGTTTGCCAAAGCGACCGGCAGATTCGACGATCTCGACCTGCTCGGCGTGGTGGGACGCTCGCAGATCGGACGGTTGCGATACACCGGCACCAGGGAGTCGCTCGAGGAAGAGGTGCCGTTCCAATCTGTGGACGAGATTCTGGAGCAGCGGCGCGGCAAGGATCTATACCGCTATCTGCTCGATAAATTCGCATCGAGCTCCGGCGTCAGCGGGGTACAACCGAAAATTCTGGTGCGCGATGAGGAGGCATCGGCTTCTCTTGCCGCGGCGAAAGTCCGGGCCTCCCCGAGCTTCCGTGGAGCCACCCACATTGTGAAATTTTGGGAAGAGAATGAGTTTCCGCAACTCGCTGCGAATGAGTACTTCTGCCTCCGCGTAGCGGAGAAGGCAGGTTTAGAGACACCGCGTTATCGGTTGGCTGAAGACGCGCGGGCGCTGGTGGTCGACCGGTTCGATCTGCGGCCGGACGGCACGTATCGGGGCTTTGAGGATTTTTGCGTGCTGAACGCACGCCACACCGATGAGAAGTATCGTGGCAGCTACGAGACTGCCGTGCTGAAGCGATTCGGCGAGTTTGCCAGGTCGCCCGACCTCGTCCAGGATCTGGAACGGCTGTTTACTCTCATCGTTCTCAACTGCGCTCTACGCAATGGCGATGCGCACCTGAAGAATTTCGGCATCGTATATGACGATGTGCTGGGCGCAGCGCGGCTCGCGCCGGTTTATGACGTTGTCACCACCGCGGTCTATTTGCCGCAGGACCGCATGGCTCTTACCCTCAACGGCCGTACGAATTGGCCCAGTGCCCGGGAGCTGCAACGGCTGGGGGAAACGCGCGCAGGCTTATCGCCGGCTCGCGTGCGCGCGATCAGGGAACGTATAGCCGACGCGATGGGGGCGGTGTCGAAGGAGTTGCTCGCGCATATGCGGGAGCACGCGGATTTCGCAGAAATCGGCGCCAGGATGCTGCGCCACTGGGATGAGGGTCGCACGACGTCTCTGTGA
- the uvrA gene encoding excinuclease ABC subunit UvrA: MAISEIRVVGARQHNLKNISVRIPRQTFTVITGLSGSGKSSLAFDTLYAEGQRRYVETLSAYARQFLDQLERPDVDAIEGLSPAIAIEQKTTSHSPRSTVGTVTEIYDYLRLLWASIGEPHCPKCGQAIVRQSADQIVETVLSWAQEGGAAPKIMVLAPLVRGRKGEFRQELAALPGQGFTRVRIDGEMRHLEEEPLNGERLDKRRAHTIEVVVDRLFARPAMAARLRNSVTTALAMAKGLVVISRLDGAGDDGQERMFSELWACPQCGLGLAKLEPRSFSFNSRYGACERCEGLGSRYEFDPAKFITHPGKPLLEGGLGPGSSSQAWQREITAFARSRRIPIEKPYADLKPQQQEDLLHGAGDFTGVIGHLQEMQEDTTMDVVREWLLGFMSSAPCPACHGQRLRPESLAVQIQGRSIADFTALALTGAAQAAAEMEQAILAHPRQKQIAGRLIAEVRERIGFLLEVGLGYLTLDRPSATLAGGEAQRIRLASQIGSRLRGVLYVLDEPSIGLHPRDNGRLLRSLLRLRDLGNTVLVVEHDRETIEQADHVLDLGPGAGRHGGELVASGAPAMIAATPGSLTGDYLAGRAHVNDATPQRRPVRAGQGLRVVGARARNLHDLDVFIPAGLLTVVTGVSGAGKSTLVNDILYPALAQRYFRALAAPGEHDRIEGMEQFDKVVRVDQDPIGRTPRSNPATYTGLFGHIRDLFAELPEARVRGYGKGRFSFNVRGGRCEACLGEGVKRIVMNFLPDVQVRCEVCGGRRYNQETLAVKFKDHSIADVLDLSVEEARELFANIPHIAAKLATLCEVGLGYIHLGQSSTTLSGGEAQRIKLAKELSRRATGKTIYLLDEPTTGLHFADVKHLLHVLNALVALGNTVLVIEHNLDVMWAADWIIDLGPEGGAGGGRLVAEGPPELITTVPASLTGRALRTDAGQPAHAGMLSKPM; this comes from the coding sequence ATGGCGATCAGTGAAATCCGCGTCGTGGGGGCGCGGCAGCATAACCTCAAGAACATTTCTGTCCGCATTCCGCGGCAGACGTTCACGGTCATCACCGGCCTGAGCGGGTCGGGCAAAAGCAGCCTGGCCTTCGACACGCTCTACGCGGAAGGGCAGCGGCGATACGTCGAGACACTGTCGGCCTACGCGCGGCAGTTTCTGGATCAGCTCGAGCGGCCGGATGTGGACGCCATCGAAGGCCTGAGTCCGGCCATCGCCATCGAGCAGAAGACCACCAGCCACAGCCCGCGCTCGACGGTGGGCACGGTGACCGAAATCTACGACTATCTGCGGCTGCTGTGGGCCTCGATTGGCGAGCCGCACTGCCCCAAGTGCGGGCAGGCAATTGTGCGGCAGTCGGCGGACCAGATCGTCGAGACGGTGCTGAGCTGGGCGCAGGAGGGCGGTGCGGCGCCCAAGATTATGGTGCTGGCGCCGCTGGTGCGGGGGCGCAAGGGCGAGTTCCGGCAGGAGCTGGCGGCGCTGCCGGGCCAGGGCTTTACGCGGGTGCGCATTGACGGTGAAATGCGGCACTTGGAGGAAGAACCACTCAATGGCGAGCGGCTGGACAAACGCCGGGCGCATACCATCGAGGTGGTAGTGGATCGGCTGTTTGCACGGCCGGCGATGGCGGCGCGGCTGCGGAACTCGGTGACCACGGCATTGGCCATGGCCAAGGGCCTGGTGGTGATTTCCCGGCTGGATGGAGCCGGCGACGACGGCCAGGAGCGGATGTTTTCCGAGCTCTGGGCATGCCCGCAGTGCGGCTTGGGGTTGGCCAAACTGGAGCCGCGGTCGTTTTCGTTCAACAGCCGTTATGGGGCGTGTGAACGCTGCGAAGGGCTGGGGTCGCGGTACGAGTTCGATCCGGCAAAGTTCATTACCCATCCGGGCAAGCCATTGCTCGAAGGCGGGCTGGGCCCCGGCTCCAGCTCCCAAGCCTGGCAAAGAGAAATTACCGCGTTCGCGCGCAGCCGCCGCATTCCCATCGAGAAGCCCTATGCCGACCTCAAGCCGCAGCAGCAGGAGGACTTGCTGCACGGCGCCGGCGATTTCACCGGCGTGATCGGGCACCTGCAGGAAATGCAGGAAGACACCACCATGGACGTCGTGCGCGAGTGGCTGCTGGGCTTCATGTCTTCCGCGCCTTGCCCCGCCTGCCACGGTCAACGCCTGCGGCCGGAAAGCCTGGCGGTGCAGATTCAGGGGCGTTCGATTGCGGACTTCACCGCTCTGGCGCTGACCGGCGCCGCGCAGGCCGCGGCCGAGATGGAGCAGGCGATTCTGGCGCATCCGCGGCAGAAACAAATTGCCGGGCGATTGATCGCGGAAGTGCGCGAGCGGATCGGATTTCTACTCGAAGTGGGTCTGGGATATCTCACCCTGGACCGCCCCTCGGCGACGCTGGCGGGCGGCGAGGCGCAGCGTATCCGCCTCGCCAGCCAGATTGGCTCGCGGCTGCGCGGCGTGCTCTACGTGCTCGACGAGCCCTCGATTGGGCTGCATCCGCGCGATAACGGACGCTTGCTCCGCTCGCTGCTGCGGCTGCGCGATCTGGGCAACACCGTACTGGTGGTCGAGCACGACCGCGAGACCATTGAGCAGGCCGACCACGTGCTCGATTTAGGGCCCGGCGCCGGACGCCATGGCGGCGAGCTCGTCGCCTCCGGCGCCCCGGCCATGATCGCGGCCACTCCGGGCTCGCTGACGGGCGATTATCTGGCAGGCCGTGCGCACGTGAACGATGCCACGCCGCAGCGGCGCCCGGTGCGCGCCGGTCAAGGCCTGCGCGTCGTGGGTGCGCGGGCGCGTAACCTGCACGACCTCGATGTCTTTATCCCGGCGGGATTGCTGACCGTCGTGACCGGCGTCAGTGGCGCAGGCAAGAGCACGCTGGTGAACGACATCCTCTATCCGGCCCTGGCGCAGCGCTACTTCCGCGCGCTGGCCGCACCGGGCGAACATGACCGGATTGAAGGCATGGAGCAGTTCGACAAAGTGGTGCGCGTCGACCAGGACCCGATCGGACGCACGCCACGCTCCAACCCGGCGACCTATACCGGACTGTTCGGCCACATCCGCGATCTGTTCGCGGAACTGCCCGAGGCGCGGGTGCGCGGCTATGGCAAAGGGCGTTTCAGTTTCAATGTGCGTGGCGGACGCTGCGAAGCCTGTCTGGGCGAAGGCGTGAAGCGCATCGTCATGAACTTTTTGCCGGACGTGCAGGTGCGTTGCGAGGTGTGCGGTGGCCGCCGTTATAACCAGGAAACGCTGGCGGTGAAGTTCAAAGACCACTCGATTGCCGACGTATTGGATCTCTCCGTAGAAGAAGCCCGCGAACTATTTGCCAATATCCCCCACATCGCCGCCAAGCTCGCCACGCTATGCGAGGTGGGCCTGGGATACATCCATTTGGGCCAAAGCTCCACGACGCTTTCCGGCGGCGAGGCACAGCGGATCAAGCTGGCCAAGGAGTTGAGCCGGAGAGCTACGGGCAAGACCATATATCTTCTCGATGAGCCAACCACAGGTCTGCATTTCGCCGATGTCAAGCACCTGCTGCATGTGCTCAATGCCTTGGTCGCGCTGGGAAATACGGTCCTGGTCATCGAGCACAATCTGGATGTGATGTGGGCCGCGGATTGGATTATTGACCTCGGGCCGGAAGGCGGAGCGGGCGGGGGACGACTGGTGGCCGAAGGGCCGCCGGAACTCATCACCACCGTGCCCGCCAGCCTGACCGGCCGGGCGTTGCGAACCGATGCCGGACAACCGGCCCACGCTGGCATGCTATCCAAGCCGATGTGA
- a CDS encoding ABC transporter, translating to MSAMWAIMRKEWKSYFTGPIAYVVLALFALVTAFFFYSMLAVFVVQSLGGGQFGATSPNVNVQVLAPLTFDIGITLLFLLPMVTMRLYSEEMRSGTIELLKTAPIRRMDVILGKFFAALGLLILLLIIAGFYVAAIAHYGKPDLLTAGANFLGLLLLGAAFLAIGLLISSFTKNQIVAGAITFMLFLLLWVADWVTAYGSGAISHVVAYLSITSHLQNFTQGIVDIKDVIYYLSLIVAGLFLTARRMELAE from the coding sequence ATGAGCGCCATGTGGGCCATCATGCGCAAGGAGTGGAAGTCCTATTTCACCGGACCCATCGCCTACGTCGTTCTCGCGCTGTTCGCGCTGGTGACGGCGTTCTTCTTTTACAGCATGCTCGCCGTCTTTGTCGTCCAGAGCCTGGGTGGCGGCCAGTTCGGCGCTACCAGCCCCAACGTCAACGTGCAGGTGCTGGCGCCGCTGACCTTTGACATCGGCATTACGCTGCTATTTCTGCTGCCCATGGTGACCATGCGGCTGTATTCGGAGGAAATGCGCAGCGGCACCATCGAGCTGCTCAAGACCGCCCCCATCCGCCGCATGGATGTGATCCTGGGCAAGTTTTTTGCCGCTCTCGGTCTGCTGATCCTGCTGCTGATCATCGCCGGCTTCTACGTCGCCGCCATCGCGCACTATGGCAAGCCCGATCTGCTCACCGCCGGCGCCAACTTTCTCGGTCTGCTGCTGCTCGGCGCGGCCTTTCTGGCGATCGGCCTGCTGATCTCCAGCTTTACGAAGAATCAGATTGTCGCCGGCGCCATCACCTTCATGTTGTTTCTGCTCCTCTGGGTTGCCGACTGGGTGACCGCCTACGGCAGTGGCGCCATTTCGCACGTAGTCGCCTACTTGTCGATCACCTCGCATCTGCAGAACTTCACGCAGGGCATTGTGGACATCAAGGATGTCATTTACTATCTCAGCCTCATCGTTGCCGGTCTGTTCCTGACGGCGCGCCGCATGGAGCTGGCGGAGTAA
- a CDS encoding SDR family oxidoreductase: protein MRILVAGGAGFLGSHFCDRLIAEGHTVVCLDNLVTGSEANLEGLQREPRFTFVRHDICEPLPDVGPLGMVANFASPASPVDFARLRLEILRVGSVGTWNCLELARARNAGFMITCTSEAYGDPLVHPQREDYWGNVNPVGPRSCYDESKRFAEALTMAYHRTYGLPTRIARIFNTYGPRMRLDDGRVVPALVAQALRGEPLTVFGDGSQTRSFCYVEDEIEGLRRLLDCSDPYPINIGNPTETPIIEFAGVVARLVGAPENIAFQPLPTDDPKRRCPDISRARELLGWQPQIPLEDGLRRTIDFFRARLTASTSI, encoded by the coding sequence ATGCGCATTTTGGTGGCTGGCGGGGCGGGCTTTCTCGGCTCTCATTTTTGCGACCGGCTGATCGCCGAAGGGCATACGGTCGTTTGCCTCGATAACCTGGTGACCGGCAGCGAGGCGAATCTCGAGGGCCTGCAGCGCGAGCCGCGCTTTACCTTCGTGCGCCACGATATCTGCGAGCCTTTGCCCGATGTCGGGCCGCTCGGGATGGTGGCCAATTTCGCCTCACCGGCGAGTCCGGTCGATTTCGCCCGGTTGCGCCTCGAAATCCTCCGGGTGGGCAGCGTGGGCACCTGGAATTGCCTCGAACTGGCGCGCGCGCGCAATGCCGGCTTCATGATTACCTGCACATCGGAGGCCTATGGCGATCCGCTGGTGCATCCGCAGCGCGAGGATTACTGGGGCAACGTCAATCCGGTCGGGCCGCGCTCCTGCTATGACGAAAGCAAGCGCTTTGCCGAAGCGCTCACCATGGCCTATCACCGCACCTATGGCCTGCCGACGCGGATTGCTCGGATCTTCAACACCTATGGGCCACGCATGCGCCTCGATGATGGCCGCGTCGTCCCCGCACTGGTGGCCCAGGCGCTGCGGGGCGAGCCACTGACGGTGTTTGGCGACGGCTCGCAAACCCGCAGCTTCTGTTACGTGGAGGACGAGATCGAAGGCCTCCGGCGGCTGCTTGATTGCTCCGATCCTTACCCCATCAACATTGGCAATCCTACCGAAACGCCGATTATCGAATTCGCGGGGGTGGTCGCCCGGCTCGTGGGTGCGCCCGAGAATATTGCCTTCCAGCCGCTGCCCACCGACGACCCCAAACGCCGTTGCCCCGACATCAGCCGCGCCCGCGAGTTGCTCGGCTGGCAGCCCCAAATCCCGCTCGAAGACGGTCTGCGCCGGACCATAGACTTCTTTCGCGCCCGTCTGACCGCCTCGACCTCTATATAG
- a CDS encoding CPBP family intramembrane metalloprotease, translated as MDAMPPTLPPWPYPDIPPAPPPPPPREPAWSGLELTLIVIFTLAAMVVVSLIAVFTWAIAARASGQVLGMPREQMIVALMLLGQTGGFFLGFGFAWTWVAQAQGRKFWDAIHWRKLSASGAAYALLGGVALMAVVQLLGHWVHMPKNTPEQALFTPHTAWMLAVYGVVIAPFFEEFFFRGLLYPTLKATFTSGMEQDELRRWRPLTRILAALGVLAVVVWALRAHFMLGTSVGVEKPILVVALLVILVMPQWLLQGVGWILNQIARLNRGEALAILVTGFLFGMMHAAQLSWAWGPVLLLAFVGIVLTAVRAASGSLVPSWLMHCAYNGVLFVAEFVTTQGFHHFPH; from the coding sequence TTGGACGCGATGCCACCAACGCTGCCGCCCTGGCCGTACCCGGACATTCCGCCTGCCCCGCCTCCGCCGCCTCCGCGTGAGCCGGCGTGGAGCGGGCTGGAGCTCACCCTCATCGTCATTTTCACACTGGCGGCGATGGTGGTGGTCTCGCTCATCGCCGTCTTCACCTGGGCCATCGCCGCGCGCGCCAGCGGACAAGTGCTCGGTATGCCGCGCGAGCAGATGATCGTGGCGCTGATGCTGCTCGGCCAGACCGGCGGGTTTTTCCTCGGCTTCGGCTTCGCCTGGACGTGGGTGGCGCAGGCGCAAGGGCGGAAGTTCTGGGACGCCATTCACTGGCGCAAGCTCAGCGCCAGCGGTGCCGCTTACGCGTTGCTCGGCGGCGTGGCGCTGATGGCCGTGGTGCAGCTGCTCGGCCATTGGGTGCACATGCCCAAGAACACGCCGGAGCAGGCCCTGTTCACGCCTCACACGGCGTGGATGCTGGCGGTATATGGCGTGGTGATCGCGCCTTTTTTTGAGGAGTTCTTTTTTCGCGGTCTGCTCTACCCCACGCTGAAAGCGACGTTCACGTCGGGCATGGAGCAGGACGAGCTACGGCGCTGGCGGCCGCTGACCCGGATTCTGGCCGCGCTAGGGGTGCTGGCCGTCGTAGTGTGGGCGTTGCGCGCACACTTCATGCTCGGAACCAGCGTTGGAGTCGAGAAGCCCATCCTGGTGGTGGCACTGCTCGTAATTCTGGTGATGCCGCAATGGCTGCTCCAGGGCGTGGGCTGGATTCTGAACCAGATCGCACGGCTGAACCGTGGCGAGGCACTGGCGATTCTGGTGACCGGTTTCTTGTTCGGCATGATGCACGCCGCGCAATTGAGCTGGGCCTGGGGGCCGGTGCTGCTGCTGGCCTTCGTCGGCATTGTGCTGACCGCGGTGCGGGCGGCGAGCGGTTCGCTGGTGCCGAGCTGGCTCATGCACTGCGCCTATAACGGGGTTCTCTTTGTCGCAGAGTTCGTAACCACGCAAGGGTTTCATCACTTTCCCCATTAA